A single Paenibacillus sp. FSL R5-0517 DNA region contains:
- a CDS encoding DUF1805 domain-containing protein, with protein sequence MVTMEPIVVGEHVLVGVEVKLPKTTLLTINTSKGYIMCGALDVGLLNEKLGDRKIIAARAVGVRTLEQLLHAPMESVTTEAEAMGITVGMTGVEALLKMI encoded by the coding sequence ATGGTGACGATGGAGCCCATTGTAGTTGGAGAGCATGTATTGGTTGGGGTAGAAGTCAAGCTGCCCAAAACAACGTTGTTGACCATTAATACATCCAAAGGATATATCATGTGTGGAGCACTCGATGTGGGATTACTTAATGAGAAGCTCGGGGATCGCAAAATTATTGCGGCTCGGGCGGTTGGTGTGCGTACACTGGAGCAGTTATTGCATGCACCTATGGAGTCGGTGACCACAGAAGCCGAGGCCATGGGCATTACGGTTGGCATGACGGGTGTAGAGGCTTTGTTGAAAATGATTTAA
- the mtnA gene encoding S-methyl-5-thioribose-1-phosphate isomerase — protein MTTPEYQPLSSLIWKKDKLEMLDQRLLPETILMLKLYTPEEVWESIHSMKVRGAPAIGIAAAFGVVLGAKSYDGTTIQGWLDHVKSICAHLATSRPTAVNLFWALDRMMQRANVVVESGLSLEEGNDALEVEALLIQKEDEEVCRMIGENALPLFEDGMGVLTHCNAGGLATAKYGTATAPMYLAQERGIHLKVFADETRPVLQGARLTAFELQQAGIDVTLLCDNMAGMVMSKGWIQAVIVGTDRVAANGDVANKIGTYSVAVLAKAHNIPFYVASPLSTIDLSTPSGDLIPIEERAAEEVTEGFGKRTAPQGVKVFNPAFDVTPNEYVTAIITEKGVVRAPFKENLAALFAKEEA, from the coding sequence ATGACAACCCCTGAATATCAGCCTCTGTCCTCTCTGATCTGGAAAAAGGACAAACTTGAAATGCTTGACCAGCGTCTATTGCCCGAAACCATTCTTATGCTGAAACTCTATACACCCGAGGAAGTATGGGAATCGATCCACTCCATGAAAGTACGCGGTGCTCCAGCGATAGGTATTGCTGCTGCATTTGGTGTTGTATTAGGTGCCAAATCATACGATGGAACAACCATTCAAGGCTGGCTGGATCATGTAAAATCCATCTGTGCTCATCTGGCGACTTCCCGTCCAACAGCAGTGAACCTGTTCTGGGCGCTGGATCGCATGATGCAAAGAGCAAATGTGGTTGTTGAATCCGGCTTGAGCCTGGAGGAGGGCAATGATGCCCTTGAAGTTGAAGCTCTGTTGATCCAGAAGGAAGATGAAGAAGTATGCCGCATGATCGGCGAGAATGCACTACCTTTGTTCGAGGATGGTATGGGTGTGCTCACTCACTGTAATGCAGGCGGACTGGCTACAGCGAAATACGGTACGGCAACCGCTCCAATGTATCTCGCACAGGAACGCGGTATCCATTTGAAAGTATTTGCAGACGAGACTCGTCCTGTACTTCAGGGTGCACGACTGACTGCATTTGAGCTTCAGCAAGCCGGCATTGACGTTACGTTGCTCTGTGATAATATGGCAGGCATGGTGATGTCCAAAGGCTGGATTCAAGCCGTTATCGTCGGAACAGACCGGGTTGCAGCGAACGGTGACGTAGCTAACAAAATCGGAACCTACAGTGTGGCCGTTCTTGCCAAGGCTCACAACATTCCGTTCTATGTAGCTAGCCCATTGTCGACGATCGACTTGTCTACTCCATCCGGAGATCTTATTCCGATTGAGGAACGAGCAGCCGAGGAAGTCACCGAAGGGTTTGGCAAACGTACCGCACCGCAAGGTGTTAAAGTATTTAATCCGGCGTTCGACGTAACGCCTAACGAATATGTAACAGCTATTATCACGGAAAAAGGCGTGGTTCGCGCACCTTTCAAGGAAAATTTGGCTGCTTTGTTCGCAAAGGAAGAAGCTTAA